The window CCAACGATCACGGCCCGCACCGCGAGTACCAAACCGAGTGGTGGTATTACACCGGCAACCTCCAGGGCGCAAGCGGCGAGCGCTGGGGCTACCAGCTTACCTTTTTCCGCAGCGGCCTTACGCCCGACACGCCGCAGCGCGAGTCGCAGTGGGCCACGAGCGAGGTGTATCTGGCGCACTTCGCGGTGACAGATGCGGCGGGCAGGCGCTTCGCCGCCGATGCGCAGCTTGCGCGGGGCGGATCGATCGATCTTGCTGGCGCGCAGGCCCGGCCCTACCGCGTCTTCGTCAAGAACTGGTCGGCTGAGGGCAGCGGTGACACTGCGCGGCTGCGGGCGGCGACCGAGCAGGTGAGCATCGATCTCAATCTCCGATCGCTGAAGCCCGCGACGTTGCAGGGCAACCAGGGGCTATCGCAGAAGAGCGCCGAGGTCGGCAATGCCTCGTACTACTACTCGCTCACGCGCATGCAGACGACCGGGACGATCGCGTTCGGAGGCAAGACGGCCAGCGTGGAGGGCTTGAGCTGGATGGATCACGAGTGGGGCACCAGCGCGCTGGGCGCGGATCAGGTCGGCTGGGACTGGCTCGGCATGCAGGTGAGCGACGGCAGCGATCTGATGTGGGGCCAGCTTCGCCGCACCGACGGCACGGCGGAGAGCATCGACGGCTCGCTGACCGACGCCGACAGCACGGTCACTCCGCTTCAGCAGGGCGATGTGCGGTGGACGCCGCTGGCTACCTGGCGCAGCCCGCATACCGGCGTGGAGTATCCGGCCCGCTGGCGCTTGCAGATCCCCAAGGTCGGCCTCGACGCCGAGGTGACGCCTCTAATTCCCGATCAGGAGCTGCGCGTGGGCCTGACCTACTGGGAGGGCGCGGTGCGAGTCCAGGGCACGCGCGGCGGCCAGCCGATCGACGGCTACGGCTACGTGGAGCTGACCGGCTACGGCGCGGGCGCGCAGCAGACTCGATAGCAGCCGATGGTTGAGGCGGTTGCGACACGAAATTTAGGCAGCTTTGCCAAGCGTTGTCTTGGCGATATTCATGAGCAATCGTAGCGCCTCGTTAACAGCTTCTTCATTCGGAAAGGCCGCTGCGACATCTGGCGCAAGCACCACAACATTCGTCCCTGCCCGATACCGTTCAGCATACTTCCCACGGACACCACCCTTAAGCGTTGATAAATCGTACTCAGGGCGGAGTTCATCGTTCAGGTCGTTCTCAGGTTCGTTCTTCATAGAATCCTCGCTCACTCCGGGTTGCCTCACGCACTAATGATCCGCGTACGGCTGCCACGATCGGTATGCGCAACCATGAGCAGACGACCGCCTGCGGATGTCCCGATAATAATAAAGCGATCTTCGTCCTCGGAATGATCGGGATCATCAAACGTAATCGAGAGCGGGTCACGAAACACGGTTGCCGCTTCGTGGAACGACACCTTCTGCTTAGCGAGATTCGATGCCGCTTTGTTTGGATCCCATGCAAATTCCATCGACGTTCAGTATATCATCAAATTTTTAGGGTGCTACCCATTCCTCGTAAGGGGGCCTAGTAGAGATTGGGACATAATTCCTATTGGTCGCTTTGGTACAATAAGACAACCTTCCTCATCCTACACACCATCGCAGAAAGGAGGTGAGCACCATGTTGGCCTGGTTCGTCCTACGCTTCGTTCGACTGGGAGAGGCCAGCTTCGCAGCAAAGCGGCGGGTCGCGGCGCAAGGTCTTGTTGAATATGCGCTTATTATTATGCTGATCGCGATCGTCGTGATCGGGATCATGACCACACTCGGCCAGACACTCTGTACCGGCTGGTACCTGAGTCTCGTCGGCCCAGGCAGCCCATTCGAGGTACCAGGAGCAAGCTGCTAGTTGTTTTCTTCGCAATTGTTTTGCGCGCCGCCCGATCAGATTTGATCGGGCGGTTCGTTTTGCGCCGCTTGCAGCGCCGCCGGAGCCAGCGGCGCGGCGCGCACCGTCTGC of the Herpetosiphonaceae bacterium genome contains:
- a CDS encoding Flp family type IVb pilin, with amino-acid sequence MLAWFVLRFVRLGEASFAAKRRVAAQGLVEYALIIMLIAIVVIGIMTTLGQTLCTGWYLSLVGPGSPFEVPGASC
- a CDS encoding lipocalin-like domain-containing protein, whose translation is MHRKTWMLLVGSITIVSLLALGWRLIGARLTTPAAAQADWAVARAVNGPALGNFKRVTEVRPLVFPNDHGPHREYQTEWWYYTGNLQGASGERWGYQLTFFRSGLTPDTPQRESQWATSEVYLAHFAVTDAAGRRFAADAQLARGGSIDLAGAQARPYRVFVKNWSAEGSGDTARLRAATEQVSIDLNLRSLKPATLQGNQGLSQKSAEVGNASYYYSLTRMQTTGTIAFGGKTASVEGLSWMDHEWGTSALGADQVGWDWLGMQVSDGSDLMWGQLRRTDGTAESIDGSLTDADSTVTPLQQGDVRWTPLATWRSPHTGVEYPARWRLQIPKVGLDAEVTPLIPDQELRVGLTYWEGAVRVQGTRGGQPIDGYGYVELTGYGAGAQQTR
- a CDS encoding BrnT family toxin, whose product is MEFAWDPNKAASNLAKQKVSFHEAATVFRDPLSITFDDPDHSEDEDRFIIIGTSAGGRLLMVAHTDRGSRTRIISA